The following are encoded in a window of Castanea sativa cultivar Marrone di Chiusa Pesio chromosome 5, ASM4071231v1 genomic DNA:
- the LOC142633598 gene encoding L10-interacting MYB domain-containing protein-like, whose product MENEQQKADDKMWPPHVEFFFIDIMLEEQVKGNMENGVFKGPMWLAMTNDLNAQIGKNFLTKQVIQKHNRLWKKQRKLTQLLKHTGLGWDEIMQNVTCAEEVWAYVVAGAPKAANLRKNGCPNYDELKQLFAPSTATGALQISSNTPALDSDEERALEEEMAN is encoded by the exons ATGGAAAATGAACAACAGAAAGCAGATGACAAGATGTGGCCTCCccatgtagaatttttttttattgacattATGTTGGAGGAACAAGTGAAAGGAAATATGGAAAATGGTGTGTTTAAAGGCCCTATGTGGTTGGCAATGACAAACGATCTTAATGCACAGATAGGGAAGAATTTCCTCACGAAGCAGGTCATTCAAAAACATAATAGGCTCTGGAAAAAACAACGCAAGTTGACTCAACTGCTAAAACACACGGGCTTGGGTTGGGATGAGATAATGCAAAATGTTACCTGTGCTGAAGAGGTTTGGGCATATGTGGTTGCG GGTGCTCCTAAGGCGGcaaatttaaggaaaaatggATGTCCAAATTATGACGAATTGAAGCAGCTGTTTGCCCCTAGTACAGCAACTGGTGCCCTTCAAATATCTTCAAACACACCAGCCTTAGACAGCGATGAAGAACGTGCCCTAGAGGAAGAAATGGCCAATTAG